GCCCGCCGAGAGCTTGAGCCCGCGGGACTCGAGCTCGTCGGACAGCTGCGACGGATCGGTCGGCAGGTACCCGTAGGGGCCGAGCTCGATCCACTCGTACCCGGCGGCGGCGGCCTCGTCGAGGAAGCGCTGCCACGGCACCTGCTTCGGGTCGTCGGGGAACCAGACGCCCCAGGAGTCCGGGGCGGTGCCGATGCGGATGGCGTCGGTGGCGGTGGCGGTGTCGGTCATGACGTCGTCGTCCTTCGTGGGTGGAGGGTGGTTCAGCCGAGGAGGGGCCGCTGGGCAGCGACCTGCTGCTCGTACTCGGTGCGGGCCTGCTGCGTGCTCGGGAGGGTCGAGGTCTGGGCGACCGGGACGTCCCACCAGCCGTCGCCCTCGGGGGCGTAGACGAGCGGGTCGGAGTGCACGTGCACGAGGGTGGTGTGGTCGTTCGCCTTCGCCTGGCGGACCGCTGCCGTGAGGTCGGCGACCGCGTCCGGCCCGGGCTGGACCTCGATCACGTCGACGCCGTACGAGCGGGCGTTCGCCGCGAGGTCGACGGGCAGCACCGCGTCGTTCTCGAACGAGCCGGTCTCGTCCAGGTAGCGGTACTTCGTGCCGTACCGCTCGGACCCCACGGTCTCGGACAGGTGCCCGATCGACGCGTACCCGTTGTTCTGGATGAGGACGACGACGATCTTGATGCCCTCGGCGACCGCGGTGACGAGTTCGGTGTGGAGCATGAGGTACGAGCCGTCGCCGACCATGACGATGGCGTCGCGGTCCGGGGCACCACGGCGCACGCCGATGCCGCCGGCGATCTCGTAGCCCATGCACGAGAACGCGTACTCGACGTGGTAGCCGAGGGCGTCCCGCACCCGCCAGAGCTTGTGGAGGTCGCCCGGCAGCGAACCGGCGGCCTGGATGACGACGTCGCGGGGGTCGGTCGCGGCCTGCACGGCGCCGATGATCTCCGACTGCCCGGGCAGCGCGAGCCCGGACGGCGCGAAGGCGGCATCGACCACGGCGTCCCACTCCTGCTTCCGCTGCGCGATCTCGGCCGCGTAGCCGGCGTCGACGGCGTACGACGAGTCGGTCGTGAGCGACGCGGTCAAGGCGACCAGTGCCTCCCGGGCGTCCGCGATCAGCGGCAGCTGCGTGCCGTGCTTGTAGGCGTCGAACGCAGCGACGTTGACGTTGACGAAGGTCACGTCGGGGTTCTGGAACGCCGTCCGCGACGCCGTCGTGAAGTCGCTGTACCGCGTGCCGATGCCGATCACCACGTCGGCCTGTGCGGCGATCGCGTTCGCGGCCGCGGTGCCCGTCGCGCCGACCCCGCCGAGGTACTGCGGGTGGTCCCAGACCAGGGAGCCGCCGCCGGCCTGCGAGGTCCCGACGGGGATCCCGGTCGCCTCGACGAAGGCGGCGAGCTGCTCCGACGCGTCGGAGTACAGCACGCCGCCACCGGCGACGATGACCGGACGCTTCGCCGCACGGATCGCCGCCACCGCACGAGCCAGGGGACCGTGCTCCGGCAGCGGGCGACGGATGTGCCACTCGCGCGGCTGCAGGAACGACACCGGGACGTCGAGGGCCTCGGCCTGCACGTCCTCCGGCAGGGCGATCGTCACGGCGCCGGTCTCGGCCGGGTCGGTCAGGACGCGCATCGCGGCGAGGGCGATCGAGAACAGCTGCTCGGGCCGCTCGACGCGGTCGAAGAAGCGCGACAGGGGCCGGAACGCGTCGGTCACCTGCAACGAGGTGTCGTGCGGCATCTCGATCTGCTGCAGGACCGGGTCGGTGGTCCGTGTCGCGAAGGTGTCGGACGGCAGCAGCAGCGCCGGGAGCCGGTTCGTCGTCGCGAGGGCGGCGGCTGTCAGCATGTTCGCGGCGCCCGGGCCGACGGACGCCGTCGACGCGAAGGTCGCACGGCGGCGGTGCATGCGCGCGAAGCCGACGGCCTCGTGCACCATCGCCTGCTCGTTGCGGGCCTGGTGGTAGGGCAGCAGGCCCGGCTGCTCGACGTGGAGCTGCTTGATGGCCTGCCCGAGCCCGGCGACGTTGCCGTGCCCGAAGATGCCGAAGATCCCCGGGATGGTGCGTTCACGGTGGTCACCGTCGACGGTCCACTGGTTCGCCAGGAACTCGACGAGTGCCTGGCCGACGGTCATCCGACGGGTCTGCGCCGGGCCGGTGTGCTGGCTCATCGGGAGGACTCCTTCTCGTAGGGCAGGCGGGGGTCGAGCTGCTCGCTCGCCCACGCTTGACGGACCCAGCCGTGGGCCGGGTCGTCGGTGATGTTCCAGACGCGCTCCGGGTCGGGCCCGGCCATCACGTTGAGGTAGTACATGTCGTAGCCGGGGGCGGCGACGGCGGGGCCGTGCCACCCGTAGGGCACGAGCGCGATGTCGCCCGTGCGGACCTGCCGGAACTCGTCGATCGCGCGGTCGTCCGAGGCGTACGTCCGGTGCAGCGCGAAGGGGTCCGCGGCCTCCGGGGCGATGTCCGCTACCCCGCGGGACACCGCGGCCTCGTAGTAGTAGATCTCCTCGAGGTTCGACTCCGCGCCGGGCACGGTGGTGTCGTGCTTGTGGGGCGGGTACGACGACCAGTTCCCGGCCGGGGTGATGACCTCGCACACGATGAACTTCACCGCGTCGAGCGCCGCCGGGGTGCCGAAGTTGTGCACCTGTCGACTCGACTGGCCGGCACCGCGGAGCTCCACCGGGACGTCCCGACGGGCGATGTAGGTGCTCGGCTTGACCGTTTCGGTCGGTGCTTCGGCCACGGCGACACGACCGGTGCCGGTGATCGTCGCTGCGGTCCCGGACCCGACGTACAGGACGTCCGTCGGCCCCTCGAAGACGCTGGCGCGTCCCTCGAGGACCTGCGTCGTGTCGTCGTACGCCACGGTGAAGCTGCCGGCGAGCGGGACGACCAGGCGTTCCACGGCGTCGGCCGGGAGACGCAGCTCGCCCCCGTCACGGAGGGTGCCGGTCCGGAGACCGGTGTGCGCCCACCCCGCGACACGTCCGTCCACCACGTCCGTCCAGCCCGCCTCGGGGCGGGAGCCGGCGGCGATGAACCAGTTGTCGTTCGTCATCGGGTGCGTCAGCCGTTCGACGGGAAGCCGAGGTTGATGCCGCCGTGCGAGGGGTCGAGCCACCGTGAGGTGATGGCCTTCTGGCGGGTGAAGAAGCTCACGCCGTCGGCGCCGTACGCCTTGTGGTCGCCGAACAGCGAGTTCTTCCAGCCGCCGAACGAGTAGTACGCCACCGGCACCGGGATCGGCACGTTGATGCCGATCATGCCGACCTGCACGTCGCGCTGGAACCGACGAGCGGCGCCGCCGTCGTTGGTGAAGATCGCCGTGCCGTTGCCGAACGCGCCGGAGTTGATGAGCTCCAGGCCCTCTTCGTACGAAGCGACGCGGACCACGCTCAGCACCGGGCCGAAGATCTCCTCCGTGTAGACCCGGCTCGTCGTCGGCACCCGGTCGATGAGCGTCGGGCCGAGCCAGAAGCCGTTCTCGTCGCCGTCGGGTCGGACGGTGCGGCCGTCCACCACAACCACCGCACCGTCCTGCTCTGCGACCTCGATGTACGAGGCGACCTTGTCGCGGTGCTGCTCCGTGACGAGCGGGCCCATGTCGCAGCCGCGACGCCCGTCACCGATGCGCAGCGTCGCCGCACGTTCCGTGATCTTCTCGATGAGCTCGTCCGCCACGGGCTCGACGGCGACGACGACCGAGATCGCCATGCAACGCTCACCCGCGGAACCGAAGCCCGCGTTGATCGCGTTGTCCGCGACGAGGTCGAGGTCGGCGTCCGGCAGCACCAGCATGTGGTTCTTCGCACCGCCGAGGGCCTGCACCCGCTTGCCGTGCTTCGTGCCGGTCTCGTAGACGTACTGCGCGATCGGGGTGGACCCGACGAACGAGATCGACTCGACGTCGGGGCTGGTGAGCAGCCCGTCGACGGAGAGCTTGTCGCCGTTCAGCACGTTGAACACGCCGTCCGGCAGTCCCGCCTCCTTGAACTTCGACGCCAGCCAGATCGCGGCCGACGGGTCCTTCTCGGACGGCTTCAGCACCACGGTGTTGCCGGCCGCGATCGCGATCGGCAGGAACCACAGCGGCACCATCGCCGGGAAGTTGAACGGCGAGATGATGCCCACGACACCGAGCGGCTGGCGGATCGAGTACACGTCGATGCCCGTCGACACCTGGTCGGAGAACTCGCCCTTCATCAGGCTCGGGATGTTCGTGGCGAGCTCGACGACCTCTTGCCCGCGTGCGATCTCACCGAGCGCGTCGTCGATGACCTTGCCGTGCTCGCTCGTGATGATCTCGGCGAGCTCGGCCTTGTCGCGGTTCAGCACCTCGCGGAACGCGAACAGGATCTGCTGCCGCTTCGACAGGGACAGGTTGCTCCACGCGGGGAACGCAGCCTTCGCGCTCGCGATCGCGGCCTGGATCTCGGACTCGTCGGCCAGGGCGACCTGCTTGGTCGCGACACCCAGCGCCGGGTCGAACACGGGAGCGGTGTTGCCGGACGCGGAGACGACGTGCGCGCCGTCGATCCAGTGCCCGACCGTGGTGGTGGTCTGCTCCGTGGTGGTCATGCGTTGCTTCCTTCCGGGATGGACGAGTCCATGGTGGTGGCGTCGGCGAGCCGCGTGTCGCGGTCGCGAGGATCTGTGGACGACCCGACCCGGGCCTCCAGGCTGTGGACGGACGGCGAGGCGACGCCTGCCGTCGCGTCCGCGCTGTGGACGAGTCCGGCGGCCACGTCGACGGCGGCGGCCACGTCGCCGTCCGGCGGGTAGAGCAGGGTCCGTCCGACGACGAGTCCACGCACGCCCGGCAGGGCGAGGGCGTCGGCCCATGTGCGGTAGGTCGCTTCGGGGCTGCCCGACGGGTCACCGCCGAGCAGCAGCGTCGGGAGGGTCGTGGCGGCCATGACCCGTTCCATGTCGTCGACGACGGGGATCTTCAGCCAGCTGTACGCGCTGGACTCACCGAGGCCGGCCGCGATGGCCATCGACGTGATGACGGCGTCGGCCGTGAGGTCGTTGACGACCTTCCCGTCCCGCCACGAGGACATGAACGGCTCGAGCATGATCGGCAGCCGGAGTGCGGCCGCCTCGCTCACTGCCCGGGCGGTGGCCTCGAGGGTCGGTGCGGTGCCGGCGTCCTCGAGCGCGATCCGGACGAGGAGCTTCGCGAAGTCGAGCCCGTCGTCCTTGATGGCGCGTGCCGAGTAGGCGGTGTAGCGGTCGTCCATCTCGAACGTCGCCCCGCGCAGGCCGCCGCGGTTCATGGACCCGACCACGACCTTGTCGTCGAGCGCGCCGAGGAGCGCGAGGTCCTCGATGATGTCGGGCGTCCCGAGCACCCCGTCGACACCGGGTCGGCCGAGTGCGACGACCAGTCGTTCGAGGAGGTCGTACCGGTCGGCCATCGCAGAGGCGTCGTCGCGGACGGCGAGGGCACCGCGGGCGGGGTGGTCGGCGGCGACGACGAACAGCTTGCCGTCCTCGGCGAGCAGGTCGCGCTTCCGACGGGCGTGCAACGTCTGCTGGACGACGTCGGGCTGTGCGGCGCGGACGTCGCGCAGGCGCTGGAAGTCAGCGGTGGTGAGCTCAGGCATCGGCCGTCTCCTCGGTGTGCGACGCGGTGGTCTGCGACGCGGTGGCCTGCGACGCGGTGCTGTGTGTGGTGCTCTCGGCCGGGTTGGACGCGATGAACTGCTCGATCTCGTCACTCGTCGGCATCGCGGTCGAGCACTCGAACCGGGTGGCGACGATCGCGCCGGCGGCGTTCGCGAACGCGAGGATCCGCCCGAGGTCCCAGCCCTCGAGCAGGCCGTGGGTGAGCGCGCCGCCGAAGCCGTCGCCGGAGCCGAGGCCGTTGACGACGTCGATCGTGTGCGGGCGGAACTCGACGAACTCGTCGCGGGTCTTCGCGAGGACGCCCTTCGGACCCTGCTTCACGATGGCGATCTCCACGCCCCGCTCGAGCAGGGCATCGGCGGCGCGGACCGGGTCGGTCTCCCCGACCGCGACCTCGCACTCCTCGCGGTTGCCGACCGCGACGGTCGCGTGTTCGAGTGCCACCGCGACCTCGCGCGTGGCGGCCTCGGGCGACGACCAGAACATCGGCCGGTAGTCGAGGTCGAGCACGGTGTGCTGCTTCGTCCCGCTCGTGGAGGCGCTCCGCGCCGCGAGCGCGACGTGGTGGGCGTGCCGGCTCGGCTCCTCGCTGAGACCCGTGACGGTCGTCCAGAAGATCCGGGCCCGCTCGATCTCGTGCAGGGGCAGCGACTTCGCGGTGATCATGAGGTCCGGTGCCTTGGGCGCCCGGTAGAAGTACAGCGGGAAGTCGTCCGGCGGGAAGATCTCGCAGAACGCGACGGGGGTGTTCAGCCCGTCCACGGTCTCGACGAAGTCGTTCGCGACGCCGAACTCCGGCAGGGTGCGGGCGATGTAGCGGCCGAACGGGTCGTTGCCCGTGCGGGTGATCACGGCGGTGTCAGCGCCGTGTCGGGCCGCGGCGATCGCGACGTTCGTCGCGCTCCCGCCGACGGACTTCGAGAAGGTGGTGACGTCCTCGAGCGGACCGGTCTGCTGCGGGTAGACGTCGACGCTCACGCGTCCCATCGTGATCACGTCGTAGGCGTGCGGTGCTTCGTTCGTCATGCGACGGGATGGACCTTCCGTGCGGCTTCATCGGCGGACGATCACGACTGTACACCTCGTTTGCCCTAATGTCATTACATGGTTTGCTCGGCGCCGCATCGGGGTGCGACACGGCCTGGAGGCGCGGTGTCGGTGGCTCCTGCCAGGGTCGCGTCATGCAGATCCTCGCCCTGGTCATCGGCCTCGTCATCGGCCTGGCCGTCGGTGCCGTCCTCGCCTGGGCGCTCGCCCGCTCGCGCGCCGGTGTCGACGCCGCCGCCGCGCACGCCACGGCGGACGCGCTGCGCGCGCAGCTCGACACCGTCCGCGCGGACGCCGAGGAACGCCTCGACGCGCAGGACGCGCAGTACCGCCGGCAGGTCGACTCGCTCGAGCGCCGGGCGGCGGAGCTCGAGCACCTCGTACAGCGGATGCACGGCGCCGATGCGGCACGGAACCAGAACGAGTCGAAGGTCCTCTCCGCGCTGAGCCCGGTCGCGCAGACCCTCGACGTCATGCGCGCCAAGATCGCCGAGCTCGAACAGTCGCGGAGCGAGCAGTACGGCGTGCTCTCCGCGCAGCTGCGGTCAGCAGCGGAGTCCGAGGAACGTCTGCGCGCCACCGCGGACACGCTCGCGAGCGCACTGTCCTCGAACAGCACGCGGGGCGTCTGGGGCGAGACGCAGCTCCGCAACGTGGTCGAAGCCGCCGGGCTCCTCGAACGGGTCGACTTCGACGTGCAGTCCTCCGTGACGACGTCCGCCGGGTCCGCGCGACCGGACATGGTCGTGCACCTGCCCGGCGGCAAGACCATCGCCGTTGACGCGAAGGTGCCGTTCAGCGCCTACCTGCAGGCAGCCGAGATCCCCGCGACCGCCACCGGGGCGGAGGGCGCCCGGCGCGACCAGCTCCTGCAGCAGCACGTGCGGGCGCTGCGGGCGCACGTGGACGCCCTCGCGGCGCGGGAGTACTGGTCCGGGTACGACGCCTCACCCGAGCTGACCGTGGCGTTCATCCCGTCGGAGTCGCTCATCGCCAGTGCGCTCGCGGCGGACCCGGGGCTGCTCGACCACGCCTTCCGGAAGCGGGTCGCGCTGGCCTCCCCCGTGACGCTGTGGTCGGTCCTCAAGACCGTGGCGTTCTCGTGGCAGCAAGACGTCGTCACGGCCGAGGCCCGCGAGCTCTTCCGTGTCTCGCGGGAGCTCTACGGACGCCTGTCGACGCTCGCCGGGCACGTGGACAAGCTCGGTCGGGCCATCCGCGGCACCGTCGTCGACTACAACCGCTTCGTGGGGTCGCTCGAACGGCAGGTGCTGCCGAGTGCCCGACGGTTGTCCCTGCTCGACGAGTCGAAGGTCATCGCCGACCCCGCCTCGATCGACGACGAGCCGCGGTTGCTCACGGCGCCGGAGCTGGTCGGGGCGCTCGACGAGGACTGACCCGCACGCCGCACAACCACGATCCGTCCGAACCACGCGGGAACATGGCTCGGACGGAC
This is a stretch of genomic DNA from Curtobacterium sp. 458. It encodes these proteins:
- the rmuC gene encoding DNA recombination protein RmuC; the protein is MQILALVIGLVIGLAVGAVLAWALARSRAGVDAAAAHATADALRAQLDTVRADAEERLDAQDAQYRRQVDSLERRAAELEHLVQRMHGADAARNQNESKVLSALSPVAQTLDVMRAKIAELEQSRSEQYGVLSAQLRSAAESEERLRATADTLASALSSNSTRGVWGETQLRNVVEAAGLLERVDFDVQSSVTTSAGSARPDMVVHLPGGKTIAVDAKVPFSAYLQAAEIPATATGAEGARRDQLLQQHVRALRAHVDALAAREYWSGYDASPELTVAFIPSESLIASALAADPGLLDHAFRKRVALASPVTLWSVLKTVAFSWQQDVVTAEARELFRVSRELYGRLSTLAGHVDKLGRAIRGTVVDYNRFVGSLERQVLPSARRLSLLDESKVIADPASIDDEPRLLTAPELVGALDED
- a CDS encoding CoA-acylating methylmalonate-semialdehyde dehydrogenase encodes the protein MTTTEQTTTTVGHWIDGAHVVSASGNTAPVFDPALGVATKQVALADESEIQAAIASAKAAFPAWSNLSLSKRQQILFAFREVLNRDKAELAEIITSEHGKVIDDALGEIARGQEVVELATNIPSLMKGEFSDQVSTGIDVYSIRQPLGVVGIISPFNFPAMVPLWFLPIAIAAGNTVVLKPSEKDPSAAIWLASKFKEAGLPDGVFNVLNGDKLSVDGLLTSPDVESISFVGSTPIAQYVYETGTKHGKRVQALGGAKNHMLVLPDADLDLVADNAINAGFGSAGERCMAISVVVAVEPVADELIEKITERAATLRIGDGRRGCDMGPLVTEQHRDKVASYIEVAEQDGAVVVVDGRTVRPDGDENGFWLGPTLIDRVPTTSRVYTEEIFGPVLSVVRVASYEEGLELINSGAFGNGTAIFTNDGGAARRFQRDVQVGMIGINVPIPVPVAYYSFGGWKNSLFGDHKAYGADGVSFFTRQKAITSRWLDPSHGGINLGFPSNG
- the iolD gene encoding 3D-(3,5/4)-trihydroxycyclohexane-1,2-dione acylhydrolase (decyclizing), which produces MSQHTGPAQTRRMTVGQALVEFLANQWTVDGDHRERTIPGIFGIFGHGNVAGLGQAIKQLHVEQPGLLPYHQARNEQAMVHEAVGFARMHRRRATFASTASVGPGAANMLTAAALATTNRLPALLLPSDTFATRTTDPVLQQIEMPHDTSLQVTDAFRPLSRFFDRVERPEQLFSIALAAMRVLTDPAETGAVTIALPEDVQAEALDVPVSFLQPREWHIRRPLPEHGPLARAVAAIRAAKRPVIVAGGGVLYSDASEQLAAFVEATGIPVGTSQAGGGSLVWDHPQYLGGVGATGTAAANAIAAQADVVIGIGTRYSDFTTASRTAFQNPDVTFVNVNVAAFDAYKHGTQLPLIADAREALVALTASLTTDSSYAVDAGYAAEIAQRKQEWDAVVDAAFAPSGLALPGQSEIIGAVQAATDPRDVVIQAAGSLPGDLHKLWRVRDALGYHVEYAFSCMGYEIAGGIGVRRGAPDRDAIVMVGDGSYLMLHTELVTAVAEGIKIVVVLIQNNGYASIGHLSETVGSERYGTKYRYLDETGSFENDAVLPVDLAANARSYGVDVIEVQPGPDAVADLTAAVRQAKANDHTTLVHVHSDPLVYAPEGDGWWDVPVAQTSTLPSTQQARTEYEQQVAAQRPLLG
- the iolB gene encoding 5-deoxy-glucuronate isomerase, producing MTNDNWFIAAGSRPEAGWTDVVDGRVAGWAHTGLRTGTLRDGGELRLPADAVERLVVPLAGSFTVAYDDTTQVLEGRASVFEGPTDVLYVGSGTAATITGTGRVAVAEAPTETVKPSTYIARRDVPVELRGAGQSSRQVHNFGTPAALDAVKFIVCEVITPAGNWSSYPPHKHDTTVPGAESNLEEIYYYEAAVSRGVADIAPEAADPFALHRTYASDDRAIDEFRQVRTGDIALVPYGWHGPAVAAPGYDMYYLNVMAGPDPERVWNITDDPAHGWVRQAWASEQLDPRLPYEKESSR
- a CDS encoding deoxyribose-phosphate aldolase, which encodes MPELTTADFQRLRDVRAAQPDVVQQTLHARRKRDLLAEDGKLFVVAADHPARGALAVRDDASAMADRYDLLERLVVALGRPGVDGVLGTPDIIEDLALLGALDDKVVVGSMNRGGLRGATFEMDDRYTAYSARAIKDDGLDFAKLLVRIALEDAGTAPTLEATARAVSEAAALRLPIMLEPFMSSWRDGKVVNDLTADAVITSMAIAAGLGESSAYSWLKIPVVDDMERVMAATTLPTLLLGGDPSGSPEATYRTWADALALPGVRGLVVGRTLLYPPDGDVAAAVDVAAGLVHSADATAGVASPSVHSLEARVGSSTDPRDRDTRLADATTMDSSIPEGSNA
- the iolC gene encoding 5-dehydro-2-deoxygluconokinase, translating into MTNEAPHAYDVITMGRVSVDVYPQQTGPLEDVTTFSKSVGGSATNVAIAAARHGADTAVITRTGNDPFGRYIARTLPEFGVANDFVETVDGLNTPVAFCEIFPPDDFPLYFYRAPKAPDLMITAKSLPLHEIERARIFWTTVTGLSEEPSRHAHHVALAARSASTSGTKQHTVLDLDYRPMFWSSPEAATREVAVALEHATVAVGNREECEVAVGETDPVRAADALLERGVEIAIVKQGPKGVLAKTRDEFVEFRPHTIDVVNGLGSGDGFGGALTHGLLEGWDLGRILAFANAAGAIVATRFECSTAMPTSDEIEQFIASNPAESTTHSTASQATASQTTASHTEETADA